The DNA region CCAGGCAGGGTCGTCCGACACCGCGGCCTCGATCCTGATCGAAGAACCCGGGGAGTTCATCGCCAGCATCCCTGCCCTCCTCGGCTTCACGCCGTCCAACTCGCTTGTTCTGCACGTCATTGACGGCCCGACGCTGCGCGTCGATCTGCCGGGCATCGCAGGCCACAGCGGTTTCACCCGACATGCCGCAGATGTCGTCTCACGCCATGGGCGACAGGTCATCCTGACCGCCATCGGCGGCGACGAGGATGACACCACCATGCCCTTGCGCGAACTGATTGACCGGCTGATCCGCGACCTGCACGATGCCGGAGTCGAGACCGCAGGGGCATGGCGAGTCTTCGCCATCGCCGAGGGCGAACGGTGGACCTGCCTCGTGGGCGACTGCCACGGTTTCCTTCCTGATCCCGCCGCCACGCCCGTGGCGGCTGCCAGGGAACTTCATGGGTTGCAGCCCTACCCGTCTATTGCGGAGTTGGACGCCGCTCTCGCGCAGGACCCAATGGAGGACCTGGAACGGCGCGCGCGCCGAATCACCGTTCTTCGCCAGGTGGCAGCGTGCGCCGATCGCTGCCACGAGCTGATCACGGCAACGATCGAGGCGATCTCGGCCGGCGCCAGCGCCGAGGATCTCGACGATGACACCCTGGTGCGCATCGGCTGTGCGCTGACGGGCCCAGGTGTCCTGGGCCAGTGGCTCCTCGACCTGGCCAGCGAGGAGGCCCGCACCCAGTCCGCAGTCCTGTGGACGCGACTGGTGCAAGCGATGCCCGACGGCCCGGAACGGACAGGTCCCGCGCTCCTTCTGGCGGTCGCGCAGCATCTCGCCGGAGCCGGCGTGCAGGCCAACCGCGCACTGCGAGTCGCCGGGACCGCTGATCCGAGCAACCATCTGATCACACTGCTCAGCACAGCCTTCCAGTACGGGGTCACCCCCCGAGAACTGCACAAGATTCTTTCGCGCTTCACCCCGTAGCGGCGGTCCTGGCGGCTGGTCCACCTGGCACTGCGGTGTGGCGGGCGGGTGCCGCAGATTCATGCCGGACGCTGGCGACGTCCAAGCGGGCGTCGCTGACGCGGTCGAATTGATGAACCCGGGTACCGCCTCTTTCGGTCTGTCCGCGACGCGGGTCAGGCCGTGTAGCGAATCAGCCACACCAGCGGACGGACGGGATCGGCCACGAACACCACCGCTTCGACCTCGATGACGTCGGAGACCCAGTCAGCCACCGCCTGGTCGGGCTCGCCCCGCTGTTCCCCCGTGATCGGCAGGGACCCTTCGGCGGTAAACCCGACGGTCTCATCGTGTTCTGCGCCCACCACCCACGCCGCTTGCGGCGTTCCCAGGTCGGTGATCCGCAGCTCGTGTGCGCTGGGGATGCTATC from Alloactinosynnema sp. L-07 includes:
- a CDS encoding DUF4192 domain-containing protein translates to MLSQAGSSDTAASILIEEPGEFIASIPALLGFTPSNSLVLHVIDGPTLRVDLPGIAGHSGFTRHAADVVSRHGRQVILTAIGGDEDDTTMPLRELIDRLIRDLHDAGVETAGAWRVFAIAEGERWTCLVGDCHGFLPDPAATPVAAARELHGLQPYPSIAELDAALAQDPMEDLERRARRITVLRQVAACADRCHELITATIEAISAGASAEDLDDDTLVRIGCALTGPGVLGQWLLDLASEEARTQSAVLWTRLVQAMPDGPERTGPALLLAVAQHLAGAGVQANRALRVAGTADPSNHLITLLSTAFQYGVTPRELHKILSRFTP